From Bifidobacterium sp. ESL0790, one genomic window encodes:
- the uvrC gene encoding excinuclease ABC subunit UvrC produces the protein MTSEAGEPNEAGWRKTTRKLGDTRDLFRPATKDIPTDPGVYKWRDGDGRVIYVGKAKNLRNRLTFYFQPLHQLHPRTQSMVLTARSLEWTVVGTELEALTLEYTWIKEFDPRFNVVFRDDKTYPYLAVSLGEKYPRVWVTRNRQRKDTRYFGPYAKAWDLRHSLDQLLKAFPVRTCSKNVFHRAQMTNRPCLLASIGKCSAPCVGRISEKDHHRMAERLVGVLTGRYGTSFINTLTKEMKEASAEMEFEKAARLRDQISMLKTVSEQNAVVFDQDVDADVFGIASDELEASVHAFFVRSGSIRGERNWSVKRVEDIDDSELISDLITQVYSDMMGETASEVRTPLNLPSNGEDLLEKQDESQNKITDDSSDVDSQEESASDEPGSSANEAAGTDAISIIERRDALGATQSVTATDSLSRAQATRTRRERQMQTGRSDLLAPISPIPREVLVPIMPARHQELEQWLGELRGSAVTIRVPSRGEKRTLMERANNNAKQALQRSKLSRIRDIGTRTRAMNDVAKALGLSESPLRIEGYDISNTIGGIFQVASMVVFEDGIAKKSEYRRFAIRGKDGKGALDDLSALYETLTRRFRHGNIAGDSGESIDNEKRIKELAQKAEASQSETEASTLKASEASEIVSSIPVTLSASDGANNRITDAEAIVQQNTQPRHFAYKPNLIVVDGGKPQVEAAAKALQDCGVDDVAVCGLAKRLEEVWVPGDDYPIILKRQSEGMYLLQRVRDESHRFAITYHRKTRRKGALRSALDDIPGVGEVYQKKLLRAFGSVKRMREADIEDLKAVNGIGEAKAEAIFNALHPKGSPDHPESNDNSDEDSSQASKASIENQPENVTKITRESSTKGASA, from the coding sequence ATGACATCCGAGGCTGGGGAACCCAACGAGGCGGGTTGGCGGAAGACCACCCGCAAGCTGGGGGACACCCGCGACCTTTTCCGTCCCGCGACCAAAGACATTCCGACTGACCCGGGCGTCTACAAATGGCGTGACGGCGACGGCCGTGTGATTTATGTGGGCAAGGCCAAGAACCTGCGCAACCGCCTGACCTTCTATTTCCAGCCGCTGCACCAGCTGCACCCGCGCACCCAATCCATGGTACTCACCGCGCGCAGCCTCGAATGGACGGTGGTCGGCACCGAGCTCGAGGCCCTCACCCTCGAATACACGTGGATCAAGGAATTCGATCCACGCTTCAACGTCGTCTTCCGAGATGACAAGACGTATCCATATCTGGCCGTCTCGTTGGGTGAGAAATACCCCAGGGTATGGGTCACCCGCAACCGCCAGCGCAAAGACACCCGGTATTTCGGTCCCTATGCGAAGGCTTGGGACCTTCGGCATAGCCTCGACCAACTGTTGAAGGCCTTCCCGGTACGCACCTGCTCCAAGAACGTGTTTCACCGCGCCCAGATGACCAACCGGCCCTGCCTGCTGGCCTCCATCGGCAAATGCTCGGCGCCCTGCGTCGGACGCATCAGCGAGAAGGACCATCACCGCATGGCCGAACGCCTTGTCGGCGTGCTCACCGGCCGCTACGGCACCTCGTTCATCAACACGCTCACCAAGGAGATGAAAGAGGCCAGCGCCGAAATGGAGTTCGAGAAGGCGGCCCGGCTGCGCGACCAGATCTCCATGCTCAAGACGGTCTCCGAGCAGAACGCCGTCGTCTTCGACCAGGACGTGGACGCCGACGTGTTCGGCATCGCCTCCGACGAGCTCGAGGCCTCCGTCCACGCGTTCTTCGTGCGTTCCGGGTCGATTCGTGGCGAACGCAACTGGAGCGTGAAACGCGTCGAGGACATCGACGACAGTGAGTTGATCTCCGACCTCATCACTCAGGTCTATTCCGACATGATGGGGGAGACGGCCAGTGAGGTGCGCACGCCGCTCAACCTGCCCAGCAACGGCGAGGATCTGCTCGAGAAGCAGGACGAATCGCAAAACAAGATCACAGACGATTCCAGTGATGTCGACAGCCAAGAAGAATCCGCGTCCGACGAGCCGGGATCCTCTGCAAACGAGGCGGCAGGCACCGACGCCATCTCCATCATCGAACGTCGCGACGCCCTTGGCGCCACGCAAAGCGTCACCGCCACCGACAGCCTTTCGCGCGCGCAGGCGACCCGCACAAGACGCGAACGTCAGATGCAAACCGGACGCAGCGATCTGCTCGCCCCGATCTCGCCGATACCGCGCGAGGTGCTGGTGCCCATCATGCCAGCCCGTCATCAGGAACTCGAGCAATGGCTCGGTGAGCTCCGCGGTTCAGCGGTGACCATCCGCGTGCCCAGCAGGGGCGAGAAACGAACGTTGATGGAGCGTGCGAACAACAATGCCAAGCAAGCGTTGCAGCGCAGCAAGCTCAGCCGAATCAGGGATATCGGCACACGAACGCGTGCGATGAACGATGTGGCCAAGGCCCTCGGTCTCAGTGAGTCGCCACTGCGCATCGAAGGCTACGACATCTCCAACACCATCGGCGGCATCTTCCAGGTCGCCTCCATGGTGGTCTTCGAGGACGGCATCGCCAAGAAATCCGAATACCGTCGCTTCGCCATCCGTGGCAAGGACGGCAAGGGCGCACTTGACGATCTGAGCGCATTGTACGAGACGTTGACCAGAAGGTTCAGGCACGGCAACATCGCCGGCGACTCGGGCGAGAGCATCGACAACGAGAAACGCATCAAGGAGCTGGCCCAGAAAGCCGAGGCTTCGCAATCGGAGACGGAGGCGTCAACATTAAAAGCTTCCGAGGCTTCCGAAATTGTTTCGTCGATCCCGGTGACTTTAAGCGCATCAGACGGCGCTAACAACAGAATCACCGATGCAGAGGCCATCGTCCAGCAGAACACCCAACCGCGCCATTTCGCCTACAAACCGAACCTCATTGTCGTCGACGGCGGCAAACCGCAGGTGGAGGCGGCGGCCAAGGCCCTGCAGGATTGCGGTGTCGACGATGTGGCGGTATGTGGTCTGGCCAAGCGTCTCGAGGAGGTGTGGGTGCCTGGCGACGATTACCCGATCATCCTCAAACGTCAATCAGAAGGCATGTATCTGCTCCAGCGTGTACGCGATGAGTCGCACCGCTTCGCCATCACCTACCATCGCAAAACGCGTCGCAAAGGCGCTCTGCGCTCGGCCCTCGACGACATCCCCGGCGTGGGCGAGGTCTACCAGAAGAAACTGCTGCGCGCCTTCGGGTCGGTCAAGCGCATGCGTGAGGCCGATATCGAGGATCTCAAGGCGGTCAACGGAATCGGCGAGGCCAAGGCCGAGGCCATTTTCAACGCCTTGCATCCCAAAGGTTCGCCGGACCATCCTGAATCCAATGACAACTCGGATGAGGATTCCAGCCAAGCCTCGAAAGCATCCATCGAAAACCAGCCCGAAAACGTGACAAAGATAACGAGGGAGTCCTCCACGAAAGGAGCCTCCGCATGA
- a CDS encoding shikimate dehydrogenase, with the protein MTSPTHQCAVLGKPIAHSLSPVLHNAAYEFLGLPNWSYTRAEVGKDDLAGFLEQLDSTWSGLSLTMPLKRTIIPYGPTCDKWSSTLQVANTAVFDWSSAGEGAKPGIRLYNTDVDGIRHAFGHAFDQQRSDSKQTGGSEEKTTHARHRRKGFKAVILGNGNTALSALAAFTELQMPGLGGLSSVTVCARNESKNTALQELAGKYADRFSFETAPLTEAWSYLPEADVAVNTIPGLGADDAAQKLEDALRGSGAHISGTLLDVVYDPRPTKLMKTWNAFGGTIIGGEEMLLYQAIDQVLLMTGIRAPGEPYDANSSQKNQRITASTGAHSLFAAGTAESSMADRWKTDTAGSFKGLEQAMRTALREAL; encoded by the coding sequence ATGACAAGCCCCACCCATCAATGCGCCGTGCTGGGCAAGCCGATCGCGCACTCGCTTTCGCCGGTGCTGCACAACGCCGCATACGAGTTTCTTGGCCTGCCGAATTGGAGTTACACGCGCGCGGAGGTCGGCAAGGACGATCTTGCCGGGTTCCTCGAGCAATTGGACTCCACCTGGTCTGGCCTAAGCCTCACCATGCCTTTGAAACGCACCATCATCCCGTACGGCCCCACCTGCGACAAGTGGTCGTCCACGCTGCAGGTGGCCAACACAGCAGTGTTCGACTGGTCGTCAGCGGGAGAAGGCGCGAAGCCCGGCATCCGCCTCTATAACACGGACGTGGATGGCATCAGACACGCTTTTGGCCACGCCTTCGACCAGCAACGCTCAGATTCCAAACAAACAGGTGGCAGCGAAGAAAAAACCACCCACGCAAGGCATCGCCGTAAGGGTTTCAAGGCGGTGATCCTGGGCAACGGCAACACCGCGCTGTCCGCACTGGCGGCCTTCACCGAACTTCAGATGCCCGGATTGGGCGGCCTCTCCTCGGTGACCGTCTGCGCCCGCAACGAGTCCAAGAACACGGCGTTGCAAGAGCTCGCCGGCAAATATGCCGACCGATTCTCCTTCGAAACCGCACCGTTGACGGAGGCTTGGAGTTACCTGCCGGAGGCCGATGTCGCCGTCAACACCATTCCCGGCCTCGGCGCCGACGACGCGGCCCAAAAGCTCGAAGATGCGTTGCGGGGGAGCGGCGCCCACATCTCAGGCACCCTGCTCGACGTGGTCTACGATCCGCGGCCAACCAAGCTGATGAAGACATGGAATGCCTTCGGTGGCACCATCATTGGTGGCGAGGAGATGCTGCTTTACCAGGCCATCGACCAGGTGCTCTTGATGACAGGCATCCGTGCACCGGGCGAACCCTATGACGCCAACTCGAGCCAGAAAAACCAGCGAATCACGGCTTCCACCGGCGCTCACTCTCTATTCGCCGCAGGTACGGCCGAGAGTAGTATGGCAGACAGATGGAAAACGGATACGGCGGGTTCGTTCAAGGGTTTGGAACAAGCCATGAGAACGGCCCTGCGGGAGGCATTGTGA
- the rapZ gene encoding RNase adapter RapZ, which produces MRPEPASQFEVLLITGMSGAGRSHAADCVEDMGWYVVDNLPPKLLIPLVDMMTSSGSKVHRLAAVIDVRSRTYFDDLSAVLSHLDDLGVRTRILFLDANDRELVRRYESVRRPHPLQRGNRLIDGIREERELLSNLKARADTVIDTSSLSIHQLSTKLYEAMLGAGPSTVSVHIFSFGFKYGLPLDADFVADVRFLPNPYWVPSLRELNGSDKPVSDYVLGSDGAQDFLDAYEKVILIALKGYAQEDKHYVTIAVGCTGGQHRSVAMSEALAQRLQSHGLSVTVSARELEHHKRH; this is translated from the coding sequence ATCCGCCCCGAGCCCGCCAGCCAGTTCGAGGTGCTGCTGATCACCGGCATGAGCGGCGCCGGCCGGTCGCATGCGGCCGATTGCGTGGAGGACATGGGCTGGTACGTCGTCGACAACCTGCCCCCGAAGCTCCTGATTCCCTTGGTCGACATGATGACCTCCTCGGGTTCCAAGGTTCATCGTCTGGCCGCCGTCATCGACGTACGCTCCCGCACGTATTTCGACGACCTTTCGGCCGTCCTGAGCCACTTGGACGACTTGGGCGTGCGCACGCGCATCCTCTTCCTCGACGCCAACGACCGCGAGCTCGTGCGCCGCTACGAGTCCGTCCGTCGCCCGCATCCGCTCCAGCGCGGCAACCGCCTGATCGACGGTATCCGCGAGGAACGCGAGCTGCTCTCAAACCTCAAGGCGCGAGCCGACACTGTCATTGACACCTCGTCGCTGAGCATCCACCAGCTTTCCACGAAACTCTATGAGGCCATGCTGGGCGCGGGCCCCTCGACGGTCTCCGTGCACATCTTCAGCTTCGGTTTCAAATACGGCCTTCCGCTCGACGCCGATTTCGTCGCCGACGTCCGCTTTCTGCCGAACCCCTATTGGGTGCCGAGCCTGCGCGAGCTCAACGGCTCGGACAAGCCGGTGAGCGACTACGTGCTGGGCAGCGACGGGGCGCAGGACTTCCTGGACGCCTACGAAAAAGTGATCCTCATCGCCTTGAAAGGATACGCCCAGGAAGATAAGCATTATGTTACTATTGCTGTCGGTTGCACGGGTGGTCAACATCGTTCGGTGGCAATGAGCGAAGCGTTGGCTCAACGGCTTCAATCTCATGGTCTTTCGGTCACGGTCTCGGCCCGCGAACTTGAACACCACAAGAGGCATTGA
- the whiA gene encoding DNA-binding protein WhiA — protein MALLNDVKSELASFDSDLPAAKMAQAATMMRFGGGLRPVNHKAVIHAQFDSLEATEWLRSTIAHYFQREAKVSKVTRQTPTGIIQRYDLLVEHGATALALQTGLLDRRMRLVPGLPAEVISGNIAQIKAAWRGAFLARGIISDPGKASYLEIICPTHETATALQGAARRLGITAQTRKVRSSERITLRDADAIERMLNLMGAPRSAREWTGKRSDGEARGKANRLANFDDANMRRSAKAAAEATQKVHHAFEILGDDIPPNLKAAGDLRLKHTDASLEELGRLADPPITKDAIAGRIRRLLQLATKTEKARKAKSEEDA, from the coding sequence TTGGCTCTTCTCAACGACGTCAAAAGCGAGCTGGCAAGTTTTGATTCGGATCTTCCGGCCGCGAAAATGGCGCAGGCGGCCACCATGATGCGATTCGGCGGCGGGCTCCGTCCGGTGAACCACAAGGCCGTCATCCACGCCCAGTTCGACTCGTTGGAAGCCACGGAATGGCTTCGTTCCACCATCGCCCACTATTTCCAGCGCGAGGCCAAGGTCAGCAAGGTAACTCGCCAAACCCCCACCGGCATCATCCAGCGCTATGACCTTCTGGTCGAGCATGGCGCCACGGCCCTCGCCCTGCAGACCGGTCTGCTCGACCGTCGCATGCGCCTGGTTCCCGGCCTGCCCGCCGAGGTGATCAGCGGCAACATCGCCCAGATCAAGGCCGCATGGCGCGGCGCTTTCCTGGCCCGTGGCATCATCTCCGACCCGGGCAAAGCGAGCTATCTCGAGATCATCTGTCCGACCCACGAGACCGCGACAGCCCTGCAGGGAGCGGCCCGCAGGCTCGGCATCACCGCCCAGACCCGCAAGGTCCGCAGCTCCGAGCGCATCACGCTCCGTGACGCCGACGCCATCGAGCGCATGCTCAACCTCATGGGCGCCCCGCGTTCCGCCCGCGAATGGACCGGCAAGCGTTCTGACGGCGAGGCCCGCGGCAAAGCCAACCGTCTGGCCAACTTCGACGACGCCAACATGCGCCGCAGCGCCAAGGCCGCGGCCGAGGCCACGCAGAAGGTGCACCACGCCTTCGAAATCCTCGGCGACGACATCCCGCCGAACCTCAAAGCCGCCGGCGACCTGCGCCTCAAGCACACCGACGCCAGCCTCGAGGAGCTTGGCCGTCTGGCCGATCCGCCCATCACCAAGGACGCCATCGCCGGCCGCATCCGCAGGCTGCTCCAGCTGGCCACCAAGACCGAGAAGGCCCGGAAGGCAAAGTCCGAAGAGGACGCCTGA
- a CDS encoding phosphoglycerate kinase — protein MKTLKDLGDLKGKKVLVRADFNVPLKGTTITDDGRIRAALPTIKQLRADGAKVILMAHLGRPKGKVVPELSLAPVAKRLGELLGINVPLAADTYGDDAKAKVAAMNDGDVVLLQNVRYNPEETSKDDAERAAYAKKIAALGDVFVSDGFGVVHRAQGSDYDVAADLPSAAGKLIEKEVKALSRATENPERPFTVVLGGSKVSDKLGVIKNLLDKADRLLIGGGMAYTFLAAKGYEVGTSLLEKDQIETVKGYMDEAKKNGVELILPVDIVVNKDFPDGTAPVNPKVVDADKIPSDMMGLDIGPKTQKLFHDKIVDSKTVVWNGPAGVFEVEQFQAGTRAVAQGLVDATAKGAFTIVGGGDSASAVRNLGFPEDGFSHISTGGGASLEFLEGKKLPGLAVLE, from the coding sequence ATGAAGACACTGAAGGATCTTGGAGATCTCAAGGGCAAGAAAGTCTTGGTTCGCGCGGATTTCAACGTTCCGCTCAAGGGAACCACCATCACCGATGACGGCCGCATCCGCGCCGCCCTGCCGACCATCAAGCAGCTGCGCGCCGATGGTGCCAAGGTCATCCTGATGGCCCACCTCGGCCGTCCGAAGGGCAAGGTCGTCCCGGAGCTCTCGCTGGCCCCGGTCGCCAAGCGCCTGGGCGAGCTGCTCGGCATCAACGTTCCGCTGGCCGCCGACACCTACGGCGATGACGCCAAGGCCAAGGTGGCGGCGATGAACGACGGCGACGTCGTCCTGCTGCAGAACGTGCGCTACAACCCCGAAGAGACCAGCAAGGACGACGCCGAGCGCGCCGCCTACGCCAAGAAGATCGCCGCCCTGGGCGACGTCTTCGTCTCCGACGGCTTCGGCGTGGTCCACCGCGCCCAGGGCTCCGACTACGATGTGGCCGCCGACCTGCCCAGCGCCGCCGGCAAGCTCATCGAGAAGGAAGTCAAGGCCCTCTCCCGCGCCACCGAGAACCCGGAGCGTCCGTTCACCGTCGTGCTCGGCGGCTCCAAAGTCTCCGACAAGCTGGGCGTCATCAAGAACCTGCTCGACAAGGCCGACCGTCTGCTCATCGGCGGCGGCATGGCTTACACCTTCCTCGCGGCCAAGGGCTACGAGGTCGGCACCTCGCTGCTCGAGAAGGACCAGATCGAGACCGTCAAGGGCTACATGGACGAGGCCAAGAAGAACGGTGTGGAGCTCATCCTTCCCGTCGACATCGTGGTCAACAAGGACTTCCCCGACGGCACCGCCCCGGTCAACCCCAAGGTCGTGGACGCCGACAAGATCCCGTCCGACATGATGGGCCTCGATATCGGCCCCAAGACCCAGAAGCTCTTCCACGACAAGATCGTCGACTCCAAGACCGTCGTGTGGAACGGCCCCGCCGGCGTCTTCGAGGTCGAGCAGTTCCAGGCCGGCACCAGGGCAGTGGCCCAGGGTCTGGTCGACGCGACCGCCAAGGGCGCCTTCACCATCGTCGGCGGTGGCGACTCCGCCTCGGCCGTGCGCAACCTCGGCTTCCCGGAGGATGGCTTCTCGCACATCTCCACCGGCGGCGGCGCCTCCCTCGAGTTCCTCGAGGGCAAGAAGCTCCCCGGCCTGGCAGTGCTCGAGTAA
- the tpiA gene encoding triose-phosphate isomerase: MSSARIPLVAGNWKMNFDHLEATYFVQKLAWLLRDAHFDYKKVEVALMPTFTSIRSVQVLIEADKLKINYGAQTVSVTNQGAFTGDVNADMLAQLGCKYVIVGHSERRKYHPEDDANIVDQVRAVLTAGMQPILCVGESMEERRKGIELDFAVGQVHDVTRDLSDEEASKLIIAYEPVWAIGTGLVATPQTAQDAANAVRSDLTKTFDSKVGESVRILYGGSVSSKNAVELISQPDVDGFLIGGASLDADELAKICRLTLKTVTSRR; this comes from the coding sequence ATGTCCTCTGCACGTATTCCGTTGGTGGCAGGCAATTGGAAGATGAACTTCGATCATCTCGAGGCCACGTATTTCGTGCAAAAACTCGCATGGCTCCTGCGCGACGCGCATTTCGACTACAAAAAAGTCGAAGTGGCGCTTATGCCCACCTTCACCTCGATCCGCAGCGTTCAGGTGCTCATCGAGGCCGACAAGCTCAAGATCAACTACGGCGCCCAGACCGTCTCGGTGACCAACCAGGGCGCGTTCACCGGCGACGTCAACGCCGATATGCTCGCCCAACTTGGCTGCAAATATGTGATCGTCGGCCATTCCGAGCGCCGCAAATACCATCCCGAGGACGACGCCAACATCGTTGACCAGGTGCGCGCCGTGCTCACCGCCGGCATGCAGCCGATTCTGTGCGTCGGCGAAAGCATGGAGGAGCGCCGCAAGGGCATCGAGCTGGATTTCGCCGTCGGGCAAGTCCACGACGTCACGCGCGATCTTTCCGACGAGGAGGCCTCGAAACTCATCATTGCCTACGAGCCCGTCTGGGCCATCGGCACCGGCCTGGTGGCCACCCCGCAGACCGCGCAGGACGCGGCCAACGCCGTGCGCAGCGACCTCACCAAGACCTTCGATAGCAAGGTGGGGGAGAGCGTGCGCATCCTCTACGGCGGCTCCGTATCGTCCAAGAACGCCGTCGAGCTCATCAGCCAGCCGGATGTCGACGGGTTCCTCATCGGTGGCGCCTCGCTCGACGCCGACGAGCTGGCCAAGATCTGCAGGCTCACGCTCAAGACCGTCACGTCCCGGCGATAA
- the secG gene encoding preprotein translocase subunit SecG — MAIVKLVLQIILVIFSVLLTLLILMHKGKGGGLSDMFGGGLTQNAGTSGVAEKNLNRWTVIIALLWVAIIIALGLMTKFNLIK; from the coding sequence ATGGCAATCGTTAAGCTGGTTCTGCAAATCATTCTGGTCATTTTCAGTGTCCTCCTGACGCTGCTCATCCTCATGCACAAGGGCAAGGGCGGCGGCCTCTCCGACATGTTCGGCGGCGGCCTCACCCAGAACGCCGGCACCTCGGGCGTCGCGGAAAAGAACCTGAACCGCTGGACGGTCATCATCGCGCTGCTCTGGGTCGCCATCATCATCGCCCTCGGTCTGATGACCAAGTTCAACCTCATCAAGTGA
- a CDS encoding alpha/beta fold hydrolase → MTQPEAYTVVKGEGLPIIIAHGMGVDHRSLMMLDDAFPDGTQRIYMDLPGYGRTPALNGVGGLQELADWFYDEVNRLADGNRFALLGNSMGGALVRDTLSREPKRVAGMALIAPVVDPVMSHRHLADHIVSEPNPDFTHSLPQDKVIDFVTMGVNQSFDAWRRYQRYILPGTKLCDREANARLGQRYWLDNDPEERLGTYTGPTLIVTGKEDQIVGYEDQRALLPHYPNATYKVIDPAGHNIHIDNPTSLKPLLTAWATQLL, encoded by the coding sequence ATGACGCAGCCTGAAGCGTACACGGTCGTCAAAGGGGAGGGGCTGCCCATCATCATCGCCCACGGCATGGGCGTCGACCACCGTTCGCTGATGATGCTCGACGACGCTTTCCCCGACGGCACGCAGCGTATCTACATGGACCTGCCCGGCTACGGCCGCACACCCGCGCTCAACGGCGTCGGTGGTTTGCAGGAGCTCGCCGACTGGTTCTACGACGAGGTGAACCGCCTGGCCGACGGCAACCGTTTCGCCCTGCTCGGCAATTCGATGGGCGGCGCGCTAGTCCGCGATACGTTGTCCCGTGAACCGAAGCGCGTCGCCGGCATGGCGTTGATCGCGCCCGTGGTCGATCCGGTCATGTCGCATCGCCACTTGGCCGATCATATCGTAAGTGAGCCCAATCCCGATTTCACCCACAGTCTTCCGCAAGACAAGGTCATCGATTTCGTCACGATGGGCGTCAACCAGTCCTTCGACGCCTGGCGCCGCTACCAGCGCTACATCCTCCCCGGCACCAAGCTCTGCGACCGCGAGGCCAACGCCAGGCTGGGCCAGCGCTATTGGCTTGACAACGACCCCGAAGAACGTCTGGGAACCTACACCGGGCCCACCCTGATCGTCACCGGCAAAGAGGACCAAATCGTCGGTTACGAGGACCAGCGTGCACTCCTCCCGCACTACCCAAACGCCACCTACAAGGTCATCGACCCCGCCGGCCACAACATCCACATCGACAACCCCACATCCCTAAAGCCCCTCCTAACAGCCTGGGCCACCCAGCTCCTCTAA
- the tal gene encoding transaldolase, which produces MTEATQRTTDSGVSIWLDDLDRTRIESGNLQDLIANKNVVGVTTNPSIFQKALSQVGPYDAQLKELGRINVDDAVRELTTTDVRNATDIFRDVAEKSDYVDGRVSIEVDPRLAHDTENTEKQAEILWNKVNRPNAMIKIPATLEGLPAITATLAKGISVNVTLIFSLERYEQVMDAFIEGMVQADKNGHDLKHIGSVGSFFVSRVDTAVDKLLEQNGSSEAKALEGKAAVANARLAYKMWQDKFASDPRWPALEAKGAKKQRPLWASTGTKNAAYSDCKYVDELVAPDVVNTMPEKTLNALAAHGDGKPSIEGTYEESQAVMDKLAALGINIKDVTDQLEADGVAKFIASWDSVLADTQAGIDRVNG; this is translated from the coding sequence ATGACTGAAGCAACACAGCGTACCACCGATTCGGGCGTGTCCATCTGGCTTGACGACCTGGACCGCACCCGCATCGAGTCGGGCAATCTGCAGGATCTCATCGCCAACAAGAACGTCGTCGGCGTGACCACCAACCCCTCCATCTTCCAGAAGGCGCTCTCGCAGGTCGGCCCCTACGACGCGCAGCTCAAGGAGCTGGGCCGCATCAACGTCGATGACGCCGTGCGCGAGCTCACCACCACCGACGTGCGCAACGCCACCGACATCTTCCGCGACGTCGCCGAGAAGAGCGACTACGTCGACGGCCGTGTCTCCATCGAGGTCGACCCCCGTCTGGCGCACGACACCGAGAACACCGAGAAGCAGGCGGAGATCCTGTGGAACAAGGTCAACCGCCCCAACGCGATGATCAAGATTCCGGCGACCCTCGAGGGTCTGCCGGCCATCACCGCCACCCTGGCGAAGGGCATCTCCGTCAACGTCACGCTCATCTTCTCGCTCGAGCGCTACGAGCAGGTCATGGACGCCTTCATCGAGGGCATGGTCCAGGCCGACAAGAACGGCCACGACCTGAAGCACATCGGCTCCGTCGGCTCCTTCTTCGTCTCCCGCGTCGACACCGCGGTCGACAAGCTGCTCGAGCAGAACGGCTCCAGCGAGGCCAAAGCGCTCGAGGGCAAGGCCGCCGTGGCCAACGCCCGCCTCGCCTACAAGATGTGGCAAGACAAGTTCGCTTCCGATCCCCGCTGGCCCGCGCTCGAGGCCAAGGGCGCCAAGAAGCAGCGTCCGCTGTGGGCCTCCACCGGCACCAAGAACGCCGCCTACTCCGACTGCAAGTACGTCGACGAACTCGTCGCCCCCGACGTCGTCAACACCATGCCGGAAAAGACGCTGAACGCCCTCGCCGCCCACGGTGACGGCAAGCCTAGCATCGAAGGCACCTATGAGGAGAGCCAGGCCGTCATGGACAAGCTCGCCGCCCTCGGCATCAACATCAAGGATGTCACCGACCAGCTCGAAGCCGACGGCGTGGCCAAGTTCATCGCCTCCTGGGATTCGGTGCTCGCCGACACCCAGGCCGGAATCGACCGAGTCAATGGCTGA